A stretch of Blautia liquoris DNA encodes these proteins:
- a CDS encoding SigF/SigG family RNA polymerase sporulation sigma factor: protein MDHTLMLIEKAHTGDKEARDTLVEQNLGLVYSVAKRFMNRGVEMEDLVQIGSIGLIKAIDKFDTTFDVRFSTYAVPMITGEIKRFLRDDGMIKVSRSMKETAGKAYMAREILERKLGREPSLNEIAEEIEQSAPELAMALDAAADVESLHKVIYQGEGNDISLMDRIEDPVSYGDRMMDRMLLEEILKKLDAEERQLIYLRYFCDQTQSAIAERMGISQVQVSRMEKRILKQLRREI from the coding sequence ATGGATCATACCCTTATGTTGATAGAAAAGGCGCATACAGGGGATAAAGAAGCAAGAGATACTTTAGTTGAACAGAACTTAGGCCTGGTGTACTCTGTTGCAAAGAGGTTTATGAACCGTGGTGTAGAGATGGAGGATCTGGTACAGATTGGAAGTATTGGACTGATTAAAGCTATTGATAAGTTTGATACTACTTTTGATGTCAGATTCTCTACTTATGCGGTTCCGATGATTACAGGTGAGATCAAGAGGTTTTTGCGGGACGATGGCATGATCAAGGTCAGCCGTTCTATGAAAGAGACAGCCGGGAAAGCTTATATGGCTCGCGAGATTCTCGAGAGGAAACTGGGCAGGGAGCCAAGTCTGAACGAAATTGCCGAAGAGATTGAGCAGTCTGCACCGGAACTTGCCATGGCCCTTGATGCGGCGGCCGATGTGGAGTCTTTGCACAAAGTCATTTATCAGGGAGAAGGTAATGATATTTCTTTGATGGATCGAATTGAAGATCCTGTTTCCTACGGAGACAGGATGATGGACCGCATGCTGCTGGAAGAGATATTGAAAAAGCTGGATGCTGAAGAAAGACAGCTCATCTATCTGAGGTATTTCTGTGATCAGACTCAGTCAGCCATTGCTGAGAGGATGGGAATCTCTCAGGTTCAGGTGTCCAGGATGGAGAAGAGAATACTGAAACAGCTTCGCAGGGAAATTTAG
- a CDS encoding tetratricopeptide repeat protein has protein sequence MKCMNCGAVVHDAKICPECGFDLEVQMHSLQLSVQYYNQGLDKAQIRDLSGAIELLKRSLKFNKLNIPARNLLGLVYFETGEAVSALSEWIISKNIMPDNNAATDYIQKLQSEPAKLDMINQTIKKFNIALKCCHEGNEDVAAIQLRKILYQNPKLIKGYHLLALIYLKREEYEKARRILKKAMRIDKTNATSLRFLKEVDEQTGTVTSLEPRKLFRRQKGEQAPKEQIQQDSVTVIQPPTFRETSMAATLLNIGLGLIVGGLMVWFLLIPSIKQGINRNANEKIVEYSNTMAGQKTQISDLNDQIKKSNDTVASAQQQINDANEKTTAYENLMKANSAYTDEKYDLAANALEGMNTELLSVDAKEIYDKIYASVQTTMFTQLKSAGQEAFDKEDYDMAIDKLTRAKEIKDNDYTVLNLLAHSYRNKGDTQNAIDNFQEIIDKFPKTKRANSAKSFIDKLQANTKTPDDTKSGDD, from the coding sequence ATGAAATGTATGAATTGTGGTGCGGTGGTTCATGATGCCAAGATTTGTCCTGAGTGTGGCTTTGATCTTGAGGTTCAGATGCATTCTCTGCAGCTTTCTGTTCAATATTATAACCAGGGATTGGATAAAGCCCAGATTCGTGATTTGTCCGGGGCTATTGAACTGCTGAAAAGAAGCCTCAAATTCAATAAGTTGAATATCCCGGCCAGAAATCTTCTGGGACTTGTCTATTTTGAAACAGGAGAGGCAGTATCTGCCTTAAGTGAATGGATTATCAGCAAGAATATCATGCCGGATAACAATGCGGCTACGGATTATATTCAGAAACTACAGTCTGAACCGGCAAAACTTGATATGATTAACCAGACCATAAAAAAATTTAATATTGCATTAAAATGCTGCCACGAGGGGAATGAAGATGTTGCGGCGATTCAGCTGAGGAAAATCTTGTACCAGAATCCCAAACTGATCAAGGGTTACCACCTTCTGGCTTTGATCTATCTGAAGAGAGAAGAGTATGAAAAGGCCAGGAGAATATTGAAAAAGGCTATGAGAATTGATAAGACGAATGCAACGTCTCTGCGCTTTTTAAAGGAAGTGGACGAGCAGACAGGTACTGTGACCAGTCTTGAGCCGAGAAAACTTTTCCGACGGCAAAAGGGAGAGCAGGCACCAAAGGAGCAGATTCAGCAGGACAGTGTGACTGTGATTCAGCCACCGACGTTTCGCGAGACATCCATGGCGGCAACGCTCCTTAATATCGGGCTGGGGCTGATTGTGGGAGGGCTGATGGTCTGGTTTCTGTTGATTCCGTCTATCAAACAGGGAATTAACCGTAACGCGAATGAGAAGATCGTTGAGTACAGCAACACGATGGCAGGTCAGAAAACTCAGATTTCAGATCTGAATGATCAGATCAAAAAGTCAAATGACACGGTGGCATCAGCACAGCAACAGATCAATGATGCCAACGAAAAGACCACTGCATATGAGAACCTGATGAAGGCGAATTCTGCTTACACGGATGAAAAATATGATCTGGCAGCAAATGCTCTTGAGGGGATGAACACGGAACTGTTGTCTGTGGATGCAAAGGAAATCTACGATAAGATTTATGCAAGTGTGCAGACTACGATGTTCACACAGCTGAAATCAGCAGGTCAGGAAGCCTTCGATAAAGAGGATTATGACATGGCAATCGATAAGTTGACCAGGGCAAAGGAGATCAAGGACAATGATTACACGGTGCTCAACCTTCTTGCTCATTCTTATCGTAATAAAGGGGATACCCAGAATGCGATTGACAATTTTCAGGAAATTATAGATAAATTTCCAAAGACAAAACGTGCGAACAGTGCGAAGAGCTTTATTGATAAGCTGCAGGCAAATACGAAGACGCCGGATGATACGAAGTCTGGCGATGATTAA
- a CDS encoding STAS domain-containing protein: MNDLHELFQVKGNILIVRVPEELDHHSAETIREGSEEILETLKIREVVFDFHDTQFMDSSGIGMLMARYREMKQMGGTIRAVHVRKRVAKILQLSGIYKVIPIELIRSWNDL, translated from the coding sequence ATGAATGATTTACATGAATTATTTCAGGTCAAGGGGAACATACTAATAGTCAGAGTACCTGAGGAACTAGATCATCACAGTGCCGAGACAATCCGCGAAGGGTCGGAGGAGATTTTGGAGACACTCAAGATCAGGGAGGTGGTTTTCGATTTTCACGATACACAGTTTATGGATAGTTCCGGAATTGGAATGCTGATGGCAAGATACCGGGAAATGAAACAGATGGGAGGTACAATCAGGGCAGTTCATGTCAGAAAAAGAGTTGCCAAGATCCTGCAGCTTTCGGGTATTTACAAGGTGATTCCAATTGAATTAATACGAAGCTGGAACGATCTTTAA
- a CDS encoding bifunctional folylpolyglutamate synthase/dihydrofolate synthase → MNYAEAVEYIDEIPKFTKKNSLDHTRELLRRMGSPEEKFKIIHVAGTNGKGSVCSYLNAMLMEGGYRCGMFTSPHLVKINERFMINNRKVSDELFLEAFTELKKIIDQFIVQKEAHPTYFEMLFLMGMYIFDKEDVEYVILETGMGGRLDATNTVKRPLACVITSISKDHMEYLGDTIPKIAAEKAGIIKPHVPVIYDGHKREAACVIAARAKELKSPAYELVSSMYTVKKQGRDGITFEFSFEKEKVTLQIPYIAKYQMMNASLAYLTMKKLENVHHISRENLIHGIAKSRWPGRMETVLPGVIIDGAHNEDGIAEFVKTVNDFKSEGEVTLLFSAVRDKRYQSMIREIVEGIHPQHVVTTQISGNRIVSAKELAAVFAELGCQDVSACSNVGAAFETANHKRKGGMLFCVGSLYLVGEVKDYLNNRNR, encoded by the coding sequence TTGAATTACGCAGAAGCTGTTGAATATATAGATGAGATACCCAAATTTACCAAGAAGAATTCTTTAGATCACACAAGAGAACTGCTGCGGCGTATGGGCAGTCCAGAAGAAAAGTTCAAGATCATACATGTAGCCGGAACGAATGGGAAAGGAAGCGTATGCTCTTATCTGAATGCTATGTTGATGGAAGGGGGTTACCGCTGTGGCATGTTTACGTCACCGCATTTGGTTAAGATTAACGAGCGATTTATGATCAACAATAGAAAAGTAAGTGATGAATTGTTTCTTGAGGCGTTTACAGAGCTAAAAAAAATCATTGATCAGTTTATTGTACAGAAAGAGGCGCACCCAACTTATTTTGAGATGCTTTTTTTGATGGGGATGTACATTTTTGACAAAGAAGATGTCGAATATGTGATCCTTGAGACCGGGATGGGCGGCCGGCTTGATGCAACTAACACGGTAAAGAGACCGCTTGCCTGTGTGATCACTTCGATCAGCAAAGATCATATGGAGTATCTGGGAGATACAATTCCGAAGATCGCGGCCGAAAAGGCGGGGATTATCAAACCACATGTGCCGGTAATTTATGATGGACATAAGAGGGAGGCTGCCTGCGTGATTGCGGCAAGGGCCAAAGAGCTTAAAAGTCCGGCATATGAATTGGTATCATCCATGTATACTGTGAAAAAGCAGGGAAGAGACGGGATTACGTTTGAATTTTCATTTGAAAAGGAGAAAGTGACCTTACAGATTCCTTACATAGCAAAGTATCAGATGATGAATGCGTCACTGGCATATCTTACCATGAAAAAGCTTGAGAATGTTCATCATATTTCGCGTGAAAACCTGATCCATGGAATTGCCAAATCCAGATGGCCCGGCAGGATGGAGACGGTGCTTCCCGGAGTGATCATAGACGGTGCTCACAATGAAGATGGAATTGCAGAATTTGTAAAGACAGTAAATGATTTTAAAAGTGAAGGTGAAGTCACGCTTCTTTTCTCGGCGGTCCGTGATAAACGGTATCAAAGTATGATTCGGGAGATTGTAGAGGGAATACATCCGCAGCATGTAGTGACAACACAGATTTCGGGAAACAGGATCGTATCTGCTAAAGAGCTTGCAGCTGTATTCGCAGAGCTTGGATGTCAGGATGTCTCGGCCTGTTCGAATGTGGGAGCGGCCTTCGAAACCGCAAATCATAAGAGAAAGGGAGGCATGTTGTTCTGTGTCGGCTCTTTATATCTTGTCGGAGAAGTGAAAGATTATCTGAACAACCGAAACCGGTAG
- the murB gene encoding UDP-N-acetylmuramate dehydrogenase has product MAEDIKKRFYDITGESNVKEYEPMKMHTTFRAGGPARYYICPHTVSEISQILQVCREYELSWFILGRGSDLLVSDQGYDGVIIQMYQNFDDIAIEGNQIRALSGALLSRIAARAQKASLGGFEFASGIPGTLGGAVMMNAGAYGGEMKQVLAGATVMDQAGNVIKLAADELHLGYRTSVIKEKNYIVLEAILELIPKDKEEILVLMNDLQERRACKQPLEYPSAGSTFKRPKGYFAGKLIMDSGLRGYCVGGACVSEKHCGFVINRDNASASEIYQLISYIRRTVHERFGVWLEPEVKMLGKFD; this is encoded by the coding sequence ATGGCGGAGGATATCAAAAAGCGTTTTTATGACATAACAGGAGAATCAAACGTAAAAGAATACGAACCGATGAAAATGCATACCACTTTTCGTGCGGGAGGACCCGCCCGATATTATATCTGCCCGCACACGGTATCTGAGATTTCACAGATCCTACAGGTCTGTCGGGAATATGAACTTTCTTGGTTCATTCTTGGACGTGGCAGTGATCTGCTGGTCTCGGATCAGGGATATGATGGAGTTATCATACAGATGTATCAGAATTTTGATGATATTGCAATTGAAGGCAACCAGATCAGGGCACTCTCGGGTGCTCTGCTTTCCAGAATAGCTGCAAGAGCTCAGAAAGCATCGCTTGGTGGATTTGAATTCGCCTCAGGGATTCCCGGTACTCTGGGGGGGGCTGTTATGATGAATGCCGGAGCTTATGGCGGGGAGATGAAACAAGTCCTTGCCGGCGCCACAGTGATGGATCAGGCGGGCAATGTCATAAAACTTGCTGCAGATGAACTTCACCTTGGGTATCGAACCAGTGTGATTAAAGAAAAAAACTATATTGTTTTGGAAGCAATTCTTGAGCTTATTCCAAAGGATAAAGAAGAGATTCTTGTTCTTATGAATGATTTACAGGAGAGGCGTGCATGCAAACAGCCACTCGAATATCCGAGTGCCGGGAGCACGTTTAAGCGTCCCAAGGGTTATTTTGCCGGAAAGCTTATCATGGACAGCGGCCTTCGGGGATATTGTGTCGGGGGTGCCTGTGTGTCAGAAAAGCACTGCGGTTTTGTGATTAACAGAGATAATGCCAGTGCCTCAGAGATCTATCAGCTGATCAGTTATATTAGAAGAACCGTCCATGAAAGATTTGGTGTCTGGCTGGAACCGGAAGTGAAGATGTTGGGAAAGTTTGACTAG
- a CDS encoding stage V sporulation protein AD: MNQIKGRQSTKFEKDVYILGCASVVGQKEGEGPLGDNFDKVVKDPMFGKKSWEEAESEMQAIAARLVLEKCQIKADDIRMVFAGDLLAQSIASCFGLVDLNRPLYGLFGACSTIGEAISLGAMAVAGGYANHVLSMTSSHFASVEKEFRFPLAYGNQKPPSSSWTVTGSGACVISSEKSNVKITGITSGKIVDFGLKDSQNMGACMAPAAADTISQNMADFDRNPGDYDRIITGDLGKIGREILIELMKQKGYDIRDNYLDCGMLIFDSNTQDTNAGGSGCGCAATVLASTLIPKLESGEWQRILFVPTGALMSKVSFFEGQSVPGIAQGVVLEYVGKEK, from the coding sequence ATGAACCAGATAAAAGGCAGACAAAGTACAAAATTCGAAAAGGATGTATATATTCTCGGCTGTGCTTCTGTTGTCGGACAGAAAGAAGGGGAAGGTCCCCTGGGAGATAATTTTGATAAGGTGGTAAAGGATCCGATGTTTGGAAAAAAGAGCTGGGAAGAGGCGGAGAGCGAGATGCAGGCTATAGCGGCACGCTTGGTCCTTGAAAAATGCCAGATCAAGGCAGACGATATCCGTATGGTATTCGCAGGAGATCTGTTGGCACAGTCGATTGCATCGTGTTTTGGACTGGTCGACCTGAATCGGCCTCTCTATGGTCTCTTTGGTGCATGCTCCACTATAGGTGAGGCAATCTCACTGGGGGCTATGGCGGTAGCAGGCGGATATGCAAATCATGTATTATCTATGACGTCCAGCCATTTTGCAAGTGTAGAGAAGGAATTTAGATTTCCCCTTGCTTACGGTAATCAGAAACCGCCCTCATCCAGTTGGACTGTCACAGGCAGCGGGGCCTGTGTTATCTCATCGGAGAAGAGCAACGTTAAGATTACGGGGATAACATCCGGAAAGATCGTCGATTTTGGTCTCAAGGATTCACAGAATATGGGAGCTTGCATGGCTCCGGCAGCAGCAGACACCATTTCTCAGAATATGGCTGATTTTGACAGAAATCCCGGAGATTATGATCGGATCATCACCGGAGATCTGGGTAAGATTGGAAGAGAAATACTTATAGAGTTGATGAAACAGAAAGGATATGATATTCGTGACAACTATCTGGACTGTGGAATGCTGATATTTGACTCAAATACACAGGATACGAATGCGGGGGGAAGCGGATGTGGATGTGCAGCAACCGTTCTGGCGTCGACGCTGATACCGAAATTGGAATCAGGAGAGTGGCAGAGAATCCTCTTCGTTCCTACCGGGGCTTTGATGTCTAAGGTGAGCTTTTTTGAAGGACAATCAGTTCCGGGAATTGCTCAGGGCGTTGTCTTGGAATATGTGGGAAAGGAGAAATAA
- the spoVAC gene encoding stage V sporulation protein AC: protein MGSIKDEDKKKEYEQYVNQVTPKNNLFVQMIKAFVVGGLICDLGQVILNYCKSQNMNKETAGAWCSLTLIFISVVLTGLNLYQKLVSFSGAGALVPITGFANSVAAPAIEYQKEGQVFGVGCKIFNIAGPVILYGVFISWLLGLIYWILKLMHVV from the coding sequence ATGGGAAGCATAAAAGATGAAGACAAAAAGAAGGAATATGAACAGTATGTGAACCAGGTGACACCAAAAAATAATCTGTTTGTGCAGATGATAAAAGCCTTTGTTGTCGGGGGGCTGATCTGTGATCTCGGTCAGGTTATCCTGAATTATTGCAAGAGTCAGAATATGAATAAAGAGACGGCAGGGGCATGGTGCTCATTGACTTTGATCTTTATCAGTGTAGTTTTGACGGGTCTGAACCTGTATCAGAAACTGGTAAGTTTTTCGGGTGCAGGAGCGTTGGTCCCGATCACGGGTTTTGCTAATTCTGTAGCGGCACCTGCCATAGAATATCAAAAAGAGGGCCAGGTCTTCGGGGTCGGATGCAAAATTTTTAATATTGCGGGCCCTGTGATCTTATACGGTGTTTTTATCAGCTGGCTTTTGGGTCTTATCTATTGGATTCTAAAGTTGATGCATGTGGTATGA
- a CDS encoding LTA synthase family protein: protein MKLLKKINWQKISIFCNRVSIILQALACCLLYFVIEAISRHSFVQAWDFMTSRPWVFLYNSFLIFTTSIIVYLFRRRTLVRVTIGALWLLLGIVNGVILANRVTPFTGPDLKLLSDATKIVNNYLSPALLVVVIILLIIGVFLLIWLGIKGPKFKGKIHWPVNIALVVVTALLFVGTTKLALEKRVLSNYFGNIAFAYQDYGFPYCLGVTIFDTGISEPNGYSEELMDNIIKSEGDHPDTQMEQQPNIVFLQLESFFDPEQVNFLNLSEDPIPIFRQLMKDYSSGYFRVPAVGAGTANTEFEAITGMSLHYFGPGEYPYKTILKQSTCESAPFVLKNLGYSTHAIHNNEANFYARKSIFPMLGFDSFTSEEYMPDISDTNENGWVKDHILTDEIVKAMDATDGPDYVYTISVQGHGDYPTEPILSNPEITVTGAENKEKNNYSWEYYVNQIHEMDNFIKELTDTLSKYPEPVVLVMYGDHLPTMGLETKDMENRYLFQTEYVMWDNFGLKKQDKNLSSYQVAAEVFNRIGIHDGTVLGFHQTRRNTKNYQVDLEALQYDLLYGKKYAYGGKSPYKKNPMTLGVLPITIDKVEKISDDTYSITGENFTASSRLEINDKMLEDTRPVSNTQFLIKDLDLKNGDKVDIAQQSNSSTRRVLSRSAAVIYQAPDAENDMTLPSKTPQATGTGDPDPSKEAHDTSEEPADETKMEDN from the coding sequence ATGAAGTTACTGAAAAAAATTAACTGGCAGAAGATAAGTATATTCTGTAATAGGGTTTCCATAATTTTACAGGCTCTGGCCTGCTGCCTGCTTTATTTTGTGATAGAAGCGATTTCCCGCCATTCCTTTGTACAGGCCTGGGATTTTATGACGAGCCGTCCATGGGTATTTTTGTATAATTCATTTTTGATTTTTACTACTTCGATTATTGTATATCTGTTTCGAAGAAGAACGCTAGTTCGAGTGACGATAGGAGCATTGTGGCTGCTTCTCGGTATCGTGAATGGTGTGATTTTAGCCAATCGTGTTACTCCGTTTACCGGCCCGGATTTGAAACTTTTAAGTGATGCCACAAAGATCGTGAATAACTATCTATCGCCTGCTCTATTGGTTGTTGTTATCATATTATTGATTATCGGAGTGTTTCTCCTGATATGGCTTGGAATCAAAGGACCAAAATTCAAAGGAAAAATCCACTGGCCGGTCAATATCGCACTGGTCGTTGTAACGGCACTTCTCTTTGTGGGGACTACGAAACTTGCGCTTGAAAAGCGAGTTCTTTCCAACTATTTTGGTAATATCGCATTTGCCTATCAGGATTATGGCTTTCCGTATTGCCTTGGAGTGACCATCTTTGATACTGGAATTTCTGAGCCAAATGGTTATTCCGAAGAACTGATGGACAATATCATAAAAAGTGAAGGTGATCATCCGGATACACAGATGGAACAACAGCCCAATATCGTCTTTTTGCAGCTGGAATCCTTCTTTGATCCGGAACAAGTCAATTTCCTGAATCTCTCGGAGGATCCGATTCCTATTTTCAGACAGCTGATGAAAGACTATTCCTCAGGTTATTTCCGTGTGCCTGCTGTCGGAGCGGGAACGGCGAATACAGAATTTGAAGCGATCACGGGGATGAGCCTTCATTATTTCGGACCGGGCGAATATCCCTATAAGACGATTTTAAAACAAAGCACTTGTGAAAGCGCTCCGTTCGTGTTAAAAAATCTTGGGTACTCGACACATGCAATTCATAACAATGAGGCGAACTTCTATGCCAGAAAGTCGATATTTCCGATGCTAGGATTTGATTCCTTTACCTCCGAGGAGTATATGCCGGATATCTCAGATACGAATGAGAATGGTTGGGTGAAGGATCATATTTTGACGGATGAAATTGTAAAGGCCATGGATGCAACCGATGGGCCGGATTACGTATACACGATCTCTGTACAGGGGCACGGCGATTATCCGACGGAGCCGATACTTAGCAATCCGGAAATTACAGTTACCGGTGCGGAGAACAAAGAAAAGAATAACTATTCCTGGGAATATTATGTCAATCAAATTCATGAGATGGATAATTTTATAAAAGAATTGACAGATACACTGTCGAAATACCCGGAACCGGTAGTGCTTGTGATGTACGGCGATCATCTGCCGACGATGGGACTTGAGACTAAGGATATGGAGAATCGTTATCTCTTCCAGACAGAATACGTGATGTGGGATAATTTTGGATTAAAGAAGCAAGACAAGAATCTGTCCTCCTACCAGGTAGCAGCGGAGGTATTTAACCGCATTGGAATCCATGACGGAACAGTTTTAGGATTTCATCAGACACGCAGGAATACAAAAAATTACCAGGTGGATCTGGAAGCACTACAGTATGATCTGCTTTACGGAAAAAAGTACGCTTATGGCGGAAAGAGTCCATATAAGAAGAACCCTATGACACTTGGTGTACTTCCGATTACGATTGACAAAGTGGAGAAAATCTCAGATGACACGTATTCGATTACGGGTGAGAACTTTACGGCGTCGAGCAGGTTAGAGATCAATGATAAGATGCTCGAAGATACACGCCCTGTCAGTAACACTCAGTTCTTGATTAAAGATCTGGACCTGAAAAATGGCGACAAAGTTGATATTGCGCAGCAGAGTAACTCTTCGACGAGAAGAGTACTGTCTCGAAGTGCAGCTGTCATATATCAGGCTCCAGATGCCGAAAACGATATGACGCTTCCTTCCAAGACGCCGCAGGCGACTGGGACTGGGGATCCGGATCCGTCAAAAGAGGCACACGACACTTCCGAAGAACCCGCAGACGAGACAAAAATGGAAGATAATTGA
- a CDS encoding stage V sporulation protein AA: MSKILYVQTDKNVKVTKETVLLGDIAKLSSADAKVLQRNQCRKVVSLAKGKYGRYVVSAMDLIKEIEKEEENVDVTHIGEATFVITYENPNAKSSVISWVKTILISLVTFFGTAFSIMTFNTDVSVAKLFRQIYHMFTGGKSSGFTILEITYSIGIAIGVIFYFNHFGSRKLTQDPTPMEVQMRLYEDDVDTTIIEKDERRNKKSCGSNS; encoded by the coding sequence ATGAGTAAGATACTTTATGTACAGACAGATAAAAATGTGAAAGTGACCAAAGAAACGGTTCTTCTCGGTGATATTGCAAAACTTAGCAGTGCGGATGCCAAAGTATTACAAAGAAATCAATGTCGCAAGGTGGTTTCTCTTGCGAAAGGCAAATATGGCAGATATGTAGTTTCCGCAATGGATTTGATAAAAGAAATAGAAAAAGAAGAGGAGAACGTGGATGTAACGCATATCGGAGAGGCGACTTTTGTGATCACCTATGAGAATCCGAATGCGAAGAGTTCCGTTATAAGCTGGGTAAAAACAATTCTGATCAGCCTTGTCACGTTCTTTGGCACAGCGTTTTCAATTATGACATTTAATACAGATGTGTCAGTGGCTAAGTTGTTCAGGCAGATCTATCACATGTTCACCGGAGGGAAATCATCGGGGTTTACCATTCTGGAAATCACCTATTCTATAGGCATCGCGATCGGTGTTATCTTCTATTTTAATCATTTTGGAAGCAGAAAGCTGACGCAGGACCCAACACCTATGGAGGTACAGATGAGACTTTATGAGGATGATGTCGATACGACAATCATTGAGAAAGATGAGCGGAGGAATAAGAAATCATGTGGCAGCAATTCTTGA
- the spoIIAB gene encoding anti-sigma F factor: MENTNEMVIEFDSRSCNEGFARVAVAAFCTQLNPTLEEVADLKTAVSEAITNSIIHAYDEGVHKIRMECKIVDHDLYVTVIDYGKGIEDVAKAMEPLFTTKPEMERSGMGFAFMEAFMDDLSVISKPGEGTQVHMMKHIGSETTRPLE, from the coding sequence ATGGAGAACACCAATGAAATGGTAATTGAGTTTGACAGCCGCTCATGCAATGAAGGGTTTGCCAGAGTAGCTGTCGCAGCATTTTGCACACAACTGAATCCTACACTTGAAGAGGTGGCGGATCTGAAGACTGCGGTGTCGGAAGCTATCACAAATTCTATCATACATGCCTATGACGAGGGTGTACATAAGATTCGCATGGAATGTAAGATTGTTGATCATGACTTGTATGTAACGGTCATCGACTATGGAAAAGGTATTGAAGATGTCGCAAAAGCCATGGAGCCTCTCTTTACTACAAAACCTGAGATGGAACGTTCTGGTATGGGCTTTGCTTTTATGGAAGCTTTTATGGACGATCTGAGTGTTATCTCAAAGCCGGGCGAGGGGACGCAGGTTCATATGATGAAACATATTGGGAGCGAGACAACACGCCCCCTTGAATAG
- a CDS encoding SpoVA/SpoVAEb family sporulation membrane protein, which yields MDYINAFWVGGLICAFCQILLEKTKMMPGRIMVLLVCSGAVLSFLNLYDPFADYAKAGASVPLLGFGHLLYQGVKEAVDKQGFIGLFTGGLRAGAAGTSGALIFGYLASLVFKPKMKD from the coding sequence ATGGATTATATAAATGCATTCTGGGTAGGAGGATTGATCTGTGCATTTTGCCAGATACTGCTTGAGAAAACAAAGATGATGCCCGGACGAATCATGGTGCTTCTGGTTTGCTCCGGTGCAGTTTTGAGCTTTTTAAATCTTTATGATCCATTTGCCGATTATGCGAAGGCGGGAGCCAGCGTTCCACTTCTTGGTTTCGGTCATCTGCTCTATCAGGGAGTCAAAGAGGCAGTCGACAAGCAGGGATTTATCGGCCTCTTTACAGGTGGACTAAGAGCCGGTGCGGCCGGAACCAGCGGAGCATTAATCTTCGGATATTTGGCAAGCCTCGTGTTCAAACCGAAGATGAAAGACTGA
- a CDS encoding stage V sporulation protein AB yields the protein MWQQFLMGGLGLVSGFIIASGTVAFIISLGVVPRYAGITRTADKVMLYENCCIFGAILGNVLSLYRGQLPLGTAGLAIYGIFAGIFLGGWVIALGEVVDIYAILARRAGLTRGIPIVIVCMALGKALGSLFYFFKGWAK from the coding sequence ATGTGGCAGCAATTCTTGATGGGAGGTCTTGGCCTGGTGAGCGGCTTTATCATAGCAAGCGGGACGGTGGCTTTTATCATTAGCCTTGGTGTTGTGCCAAGATATGCAGGGATCACGCGGACAGCAGATAAGGTGATGCTGTATGAAAATTGTTGTATTTTCGGAGCTATATTAGGAAATGTTCTTTCACTCTACCGAGGACAGCTCCCGCTTGGAACAGCGGGGCTTGCCATATATGGAATCTTTGCTGGGATCTTTCTGGGAGGATGGGTGATCGCCTTGGGTGAGGTGGTCGACATCTATGCGATACTTGCCAGACGTGCCGGTCTTACACGTGGGATTCCCATCGTGATTGTCTGTATGGCACTTGGCAAAGCACTGGGATCGCTTTTTTATTTTTTTAAAGGCTGGGCAAAATAA